The genomic stretch GAAGCGAAGCTCTTTTAGAGCTTGAAGTTAAAGAGCCTTCAAAAGCAACTTTTAACTTAAACTTTTTAGCTGAAATGGTTAAAGCTGGGGCTTCAGCTTCAGAAATAGCAACGTTAGAATTCTCAACAAATATGCCTATTAAACTTGAGTTTAACTTAATTCAAGCAGCGTTAATTTACTATTTAGCCCCTAGAATAGAAACAGCTTAACAATGTTAACTAACATAGATTTAGCTAAATATCCTTTTACTAGAGAAGCGGCGGAATATATTGAAAGTTTAGAGCTTAAAATAGAGGAGTTAGCTTTAGCTGAATTCAACTCGATAATAAATAGAGCTGAAGAAAGAATAAAAGAAGCTGTAATGAATTTTAAAATATCAAAGGAGTGGACAAGCAACGATGTTGAAGTTTTATCTTTTCCAACAGCAATAGCCTTATTAAGTAAAATTAAAGATGAAAAAATAAAGCGTAGATATGCTTTATCAGAAGCAAAAAGAGCGTATGAATTTTTAATAAATGATGAAGAAGAAAAAATTATTTATATAGCTAGGGAAACATTTAAATGGAAAATAGATTTTGCTGAGGCAATTTTTAATTCTCAATTATTTGCTTTTAAATTGTATTTTTCAGATTATTTAAGAAATGCTATAAAAATTAAGGATGCTAAATGGAAGTTAACCAATAGAATCCTGAAAGAAGGTTATGTATTTATAACTAAAGAAGAAGCTGCAAGGCTTCTTGAAGAAGAAATTCAAAAGAAAATTTTAAGTAAAATAGAAAACTCTAAAATTGAAGTAAAAAACCTTGAAGAACGAATAAAAAAAATAATTTGCTATTCAAATAAACTAAGCTCAACTTTATCCATAGAGTTTCCTAAAAAAACTGTTTTTTCAGCATTTCCACCATGCATAAAAAAGATTTATGAAATGGTGACATCTGGCGGTCACGCATCTCATATGGAAAGATTCACTTTAACAGCTTTTCTTTTAAACCTAGGTTTAAAACCTGAAGATGTAACTCAAATTTTTAAAGGAATCTCAGATTTCGATGAAGAAAAAACAAGGTATCAAATTGAGCATATAAGTGGTGCAAGGGGCTCAGGAGTTAAATACTCGCCGCCAAAATGTTCAACCCTTA from Candidatus Bathyarchaeota archaeon encodes the following:
- a CDS encoding DNA primase large subunit PriL, which translates into the protein MLTNIDLAKYPFTREAAEYIESLELKIEELALAEFNSIINRAEERIKEAVMNFKISKEWTSNDVEVLSFPTAIALLSKIKDEKIKRRYALSEAKRAYEFLINDEEEKIIYIARETFKWKIDFAEAIFNSQLFAFKLYFSDYLRNAIKIKDAKWKLTNRILKEGYVFITKEEAARLLEEEIQKKILSKIENSKIEVKNLEERIKKIICYSNKLSSTLSIEFPKKTVFSAFPPCIKKIYEMVTSGGHASHMERFTLTAFLLNLGLKPEDVTQIFKGISDFDEEKTRYQIEHISGARGSGVKYSPPKCSTLKTYGLCVNQDELCKKIKHPLTYYKKSLKLWRKK